The sequence GCAGCCTCGGCACTGCTCCACTGTGCACGGAACCCGCCGTCAGCCTGCTCGGCCCAAGCGAACTGGCCGATGCGCTTCGCGCCCAGCACCAACGGTCGCAGATCCTCGAAATCGAGGAACAGCCGCGAGGTGCGCAGGAGCATTTCCAGCAGTTCGGCGCCGCTGCTGCCTTCCAGCGGATAGCCGCTGTAATAGGCGTGGTGAGAGTGCATGGCAACCAGCAGCCTGGCAACGCGCAGATCCAGCTCGGACAGGTAGCCGGGCTGACGCATGAGCATTTCCGCTAGCGAATACATCGGTTTGACTTCGCGTAACTCGCCGCTCTTGAGCTGGGAAACCTTGAAAATATCGAGCAGCCACTTGCCGCTCACAGGCGTTGGCTTGAGCTTGTAAAACAGGCGCGTGCCTGCGGTTTGCGCGCCTTCTTCAGCAGGCTTGGCCGGAACGGGGATGGTCGAAAGCCAATGTTCCAGCGCCCGACCCAACGGGATCTGTGCGTCACTTTCAGACGCATCATCAGCACTGCCCTGCAGGTGATAGAGCACCGCAGCGCAATGCTTGCAGTCGATTACGACAGGACAGCTGCACAAGCAACGCAAGTTGACGGAACCCAGCCGATCTTCGGACAGGTAAATGCTTTGTTCATATGCCTGACTTTCCGAACCGACGCAGAACGCCTCGATCTTTCTGTCATTGATTTCGATGATCTCTACCCGGTCCTCGGCGGCATAAGCGCGAGCCTTGGCCAGCGCCTTGCTACTGAATGCCTGAGTCCAGGCCAACGACTTGAGCTGTTCGATGAAAATGCTCATGGGCAGCCCTTAGCCGGCCAACACCCGCGCCAATGCCGACTTCACCTTGCCCATGCCGTCATGCAAGGCCTGCTCGATCTCGGCCATGGTGATCACTTCGGTGGTCTTGCCCGCTGCCGGGTTCACCACCAGTGCCAGACAGGCATAATCCAGATCCAGCTCGCGGGCCAGTGCCGCTTCCGGCATACCGGTCATGCCGACGATGTCACAGCCATCACGCTCAAGACGCACGATCTCGGCGACCGTTTCCAGACGCGGGCCCTGGGTGCAGGCATACACGCCCTGATCGCTGTACTCGCAACCTTCGGCGGCCACAGCGGCGATCAATTGCTGACGCAGCGGTTCGCTGTAGGGAAAGCTGAAGTCGATGTGGGTGACGTGCTCCAGATCATCGGCGAAAAAGGTGTGCTCGCGGCCGCTGGTGTAGTCGACGATCTGGTGCGGCACGCAGAAGTGCCCGGTGCCCATGGACGAATGGATCCCGCCCACGGCGTTCACCGCGATGATTGCCTCGGCACCGGCCTGCTTCAGCGCCCACAGGTTGGCGCGATAGTTGACCTTGTGCGGCGGAAAACGATGCGGGTGGCCATGACGGGCGAGGAACAGCACTTCCTTGCCTGCGTATTCGCCAATTTGCACGTCGGCCGATGGCGCGCCGTAGGGCGTGTCCACCGCCAGCGATTGGCGAATGGTCAAGCCTTCGAGTTGGGTCAGGCCGGTGCCACCGATGATTGCGTAAACCGTCATAGCAAAATCCTTAATCGATCAATTGAGCGTCTTTGAGCGCGCCGATGGCGGTGAGCCAGCGCGGATCCTGCCGGTAATCAGTACTGGCGAATGCCTGGCCGCGCATGCGCGCGATGCGCGCGGACGGCTTGACCTTCATGCGTTGTGCGGCGCTCA comes from Pseudomonas sp. RU47 and encodes:
- a CDS encoding S-methyl-5'-thioinosine phosphorylase; this translates as MTVYAIIGGTGLTQLEGLTIRQSLAVDTPYGAPSADVQIGEYAGKEVLFLARHGHPHRFPPHKVNYRANLWALKQAGAEAIIAVNAVGGIHSSMGTGHFCVPHQIVDYTSGREHTFFADDLEHVTHIDFSFPYSEPLRQQLIAAVAAEGCEYSDQGVYACTQGPRLETVAEIVRLERDGCDIVGMTGMPEAALARELDLDYACLALVVNPAAGKTTEVITMAEIEQALHDGMGKVKSALARVLAG